CAAGCGGGCCAAGGCTGCGCCCCCGGAACCGCCCCCGGCTGCGGACCTCATGGCTCTGGTCGAGCAACTTCTGGACATGCAGCGGCAGGCGACTGAGGCCCAGACGCGTTTGGAGATCACCTCTTCCGCCGCTGACGAGATGCGGGCTGAGCGTGACGCGCTCGCTTCGGAGGTCGCGGACTTGCGGGCTCAACTCGCCCGCCGTCGTCGAGGATTGTTCCGCAGGGGGTAGAGGGGGGTCGCCAACCTGACCCAGCGCGATGCACCCACGCTCCGGCTACTGCTTGTGTGCGCCCCCGAAATCAGAGTTTTCAGATGCACCTATGGGCCTGTGACGGTCGAGCACATGTGTGACGGTCGGGGCCAGGGGTGGTGACGCTTGGACCGCATCTGTGACGAAATAGGGGTGCGTGACGAGTTACCAAGTGTGTGACGAGTTACCCCGACCCAGCTGTTTTTTCTGGGGGTTGCGTCGAGGACCCCGCCCACTTTCCCTTTTACACATCGCCGCGGATTAGGGGGTGGGGGGTTTGCTGTGTGTCGCCGGTCCGTGTGTGACACCTCCGCCACTATCGTGCACGGTATGGATACGACGCGACGCAGGAGCCGTAAATCAGACGGCCGCCACCGCGACGCGCTCATTTCTGTCCGCATCACCACCGAGGCCCTGCTTCTGCTGGATGCAGAGGTGCAGCACCGTGGCGTGAGCCGCGGGGATGTGGTCCTCGACCTCCTCGAAACCAACCTAACAACACACAAACAAACAAACACAAACAACGCTGGGGAGCGCTCTATGTCCACACACATGACCGCATAAGACAAACGGCCCACGAAAGTCCGCGGGCCGCTGTCGGAGTACCACCCCTGCAAGGGTGGAGAAAGAGTGACGCTGAAATGGTAACCGCCGCGCAGCCGTCTGCGCTAGATGGACCCCCGACACGCGAGCAAATCAGGGATGCCGCCGCTGGGTGGATGCTTGACGGGTTCCCCTGTTTTGTCAGGCCCATGTACCTCGACCGGGAACGGCCCGGGAAAGTGGTCAAAGGTGGATACGCGAACTGCCCGGATTGTGTGGCAGGGGCCCACGACCCCGGGGGGTGTGTCTGTGACGGGCTCCTGTGCCATGGGGTGTACGCCGCCACCCTTGACCTCGACCGCTTCACCCAGATGCTCGACAAGGCTGTGGGCCTGTCGTGGGGTGGGAGCACCGTGGCCCTGTCGGTGCGGGTCCCGGAGGGCTTCTGCGTCATAGATGTGGACGCGCACCCCGGTGGTGAGGATGGGGTGGCGCACATGAACCGCCTTATCGAGCAAAGCAACGATGGGCGCGGGAGCATCCTGTGGACGATGTGGTGCACCGAGCACTCCCGGCATGACTGCGACCCCTGCGAGCACCCCCAGATGGGGAACCGGGTCATCGAGTCCGCAGGTGGAGGGGCCCACTTCTACTTCCGTGTCCCGGTCGGGATGGTGCTCCCCAAGGAGTTACTGCCCGCTGTGGAGGTCAAGGGCCCCGGGTCAAACCTCGTCGTCCCGCCGGCTGTGACACCGGCCGGGGCCGCATACCGCGCAGCGCACCCGGGCTTCCCTCGACCGTTGCCGCCCATCGTGGACGCGCCCCCTCGACTTCTGGGGCTACTGCACACCCGGGTGACTTTGGACGAGGTGGGCAAGAGCATGCGCAACGAGCACCGGGCCGCCTATGAGGTGACCGGGTTCACC
This genomic interval from Pseudomonadota bacterium contains the following:
- a CDS encoding DNA-binding protein, with protein sequence MDTYGTSDAARVLGVSPKRVRQMVAAGTLAAVEMNPLRIEQAAVHALRDKRRSDKRAKAAPPEPPPAADLMALVEQLLDMQRQATEAQTRLEITSSAADEMRAERDALASEVADLRAQLARRRRGLFRRG